A single Paenibacillus sp. FSL R5-0517 DNA region contains:
- a CDS encoding thiamine phosphate synthase, with protein MFHSIHAWKEREGTAIFHEHVHESFELHVVSTGAGDRASFVKAAKDVWPWVDYIHIREKQLTWQDKISWAESLRGVGVPSCRIVINGSELPSQNDLYGGVHWGQDALRKYNSYNAVISKKQRLRLGVSVHSIDEAKIAEEQGADYLFFGHVFATNSKPDLEPRGLYALDEVCRGVSIPVIAIGGIEPGNIDAIRSAGAQGVAVISNVWSSDSPDRAAASLRQAIVATGSLSR; from the coding sequence GTGTTTCATAGCATTCACGCCTGGAAGGAGAGGGAGGGGACCGCAATTTTTCATGAGCATGTTCACGAATCATTTGAATTGCATGTTGTATCTACGGGTGCAGGAGATCGAGCATCTTTTGTAAAAGCAGCCAAGGACGTTTGGCCATGGGTGGACTATATTCATATACGAGAGAAACAACTTACATGGCAAGACAAGATCAGTTGGGCTGAAAGTCTGCGTGGTGTTGGCGTTCCATCTTGTCGCATCGTTATCAATGGTTCAGAACTGCCTTCACAGAATGATCTCTATGGCGGTGTTCATTGGGGGCAAGACGCATTGCGCAAGTACAACTCCTACAATGCTGTCATAAGCAAAAAGCAGCGGCTTCGTTTGGGTGTATCTGTTCATTCCATCGATGAGGCAAAAATCGCTGAAGAACAGGGAGCTGATTACCTTTTCTTCGGGCATGTCTTCGCGACCAACAGCAAGCCAGATCTAGAACCAAGAGGATTATATGCTCTTGATGAAGTATGCAGAGGTGTCTCCATTCCTGTCATCGCGATCGGGGGCATAGAGCCGGGAAACATCGACGCGATTCGCTCTGCAGGGGCACAGGGAGTCGCCGTGATCTCAAATGTATGGTCGAGCGATTCCCCGGATAGGGCAGCTGCATCACTAAGGCAGGCTATCGTTGCTACAGGAAGTCTAAGCCGGTGA
- a CDS encoding ABC-F family ATP-binding cassette domain-containing protein, producing MSLLSVENVSHNFGDRTLFKNVSFRLLAGERVGLVGANGVGKSTLMNILTGKLLKDSGKVEWTPKVRYGYLDQHTKLTPGKTIRDVLKDAFLPLLELEKEMMNITDQMADADPDKLEQLLEEMGDIQEQLEQGDFYLIDVKVEEMANGLGLSAIGLDRDVAALSGGQRTKVLLAKLLLEKPTALLLDEPTNYLDVEHIEWLSRYLKDYPHAFLLISHDTEFMNEVVNVIYHLEFAKLTRYAANYNKFLEMADMNKAQHIDAYEKQQEYIKKQEDFIQRNKARASTSGRAKSREKQLDKIERIDRPDEAAKPTFKFKDARASSKTVFEGIDFEIGYTYPLLPKMTMTIERGEKIAIVGCNGVGKSTLLKTILGKISPLSGKTFLGDYLETAYFEQEVRAGNITPIEDVWNEFSHLTQNEVRGHLARCGLKNEHITRPLNMLSGGEQAKVRLCKLLMRESNWILFDEPTNHLDVTAKAELQRALKEFKGTVLLVSHEPDFYEGWVTKTWNVEEWSEKN from the coding sequence ATGAGTTTATTGTCAGTAGAGAACGTGAGTCACAATTTTGGAGATCGCACGTTATTTAAAAATGTATCGTTTCGTTTACTCGCCGGAGAGCGCGTAGGACTTGTTGGTGCCAATGGTGTAGGTAAATCTACATTAATGAACATCCTTACCGGTAAATTGCTTAAAGACAGTGGAAAAGTGGAATGGACACCTAAAGTCCGTTATGGATATCTGGATCAGCACACAAAGCTTACGCCAGGCAAAACGATTCGTGATGTGCTTAAGGATGCTTTCCTTCCGTTGCTTGAACTGGAAAAAGAAATGATGAATATCACAGACCAGATGGCAGATGCAGATCCAGATAAGCTGGAGCAGTTGCTGGAAGAGATGGGCGATATTCAGGAACAACTGGAGCAGGGCGACTTTTATCTGATTGACGTCAAAGTCGAAGAGATGGCCAATGGTCTTGGTTTGTCTGCAATTGGTCTTGATCGAGATGTTGCAGCTCTAAGTGGTGGACAACGTACCAAGGTGCTGCTTGCCAAGCTTCTGCTCGAGAAACCTACAGCTCTGCTACTGGATGAGCCAACCAACTATCTGGATGTAGAGCACATTGAGTGGTTGTCACGTTACCTGAAGGACTACCCGCACGCGTTCCTCTTAATCTCCCATGACACGGAATTCATGAATGAAGTCGTGAATGTCATTTATCATTTGGAATTTGCCAAATTAACGAGATATGCAGCGAACTATAACAAGTTCCTGGAGATGGCTGATATGAATAAAGCCCAGCATATTGATGCGTACGAGAAGCAGCAAGAGTACATCAAGAAGCAGGAAGATTTCATTCAGCGTAACAAGGCGCGGGCTTCAACTTCAGGTCGAGCGAAGAGCCGGGAGAAACAGCTGGATAAGATTGAACGTATTGATCGCCCAGATGAAGCGGCTAAACCAACGTTCAAATTCAAGGATGCCCGCGCGAGTAGCAAAACGGTCTTTGAGGGTATTGATTTTGAAATTGGATATACGTATCCTTTGCTTCCCAAAATGACGATGACGATTGAACGTGGTGAGAAAATTGCCATCGTAGGCTGTAATGGTGTGGGTAAATCGACACTGCTGAAGACCATCCTTGGGAAAATATCTCCACTGAGTGGAAAGACCTTTTTGGGAGATTATCTCGAAACGGCCTATTTTGAACAGGAAGTTCGTGCTGGGAATATCACGCCGATTGAGGATGTCTGGAATGAGTTTTCCCATTTGACCCAGAACGAGGTGCGGGGTCATCTCGCTCGCTGCGGGTTGAAAAATGAGCACATTACCCGTCCGCTCAACATGCTGAGTGGTGGAGAACAAGCCAAGGTTCGTTTATGCAAACTCTTAATGCGTGAAAGCAACTGGATTTTATTCGATGAGCCAACGAACCATCTGGATGTCACAGCCAAAGCGGAGTTGCAACGGGCCTTGAAAGAATTCAAGGGAACGGTATTACTGGTTTCTCATGAACCTGATTTTTACGAGGGTTGGGTCACCAAAACATGGAATGTCGAAGAGTGGTCTGAGAAAAACTAG